The proteins below are encoded in one region of Tolumonas auensis DSM 9187:
- a CDS encoding YhcH/YjgK/YiaL family protein, with protein sequence MIFGNTESLSQALLPAALQHLLSRPELSLEALRAQADGLYELEGKQLFYMLSTNDTKPAAEMRSEFHQQYLDIQLVLDGVEGMAVGPRLVNPEQYAATKPDLYFTNDLTAENQMNLKAGDFVVFYPGEVHRPLCCVGAPAPVRKAVFKVDKTWLAQSTWL encoded by the coding sequence ATGATTTTTGGTAATACGGAATCTCTGTCACAGGCATTACTGCCTGCCGCATTGCAACATCTGTTAAGCCGTCCGGAACTGAGCCTGGAAGCATTGCGTGCCCAAGCCGATGGGTTGTATGAACTGGAAGGCAAGCAACTGTTTTACATGCTGTCGACCAATGACACCAAACCGGCAGCAGAAATGCGTAGCGAGTTCCATCAGCAGTATCTGGATATTCAGCTGGTGCTGGACGGCGTTGAAGGCATGGCTGTTGGCCCGCGCTTAGTCAATCCGGAACAGTATGCAGCGACCAAACCTGATCTCTATTTCACGAACGATCTGACAGCAGAAAATCAAATGAACCTGAAAGCAGGTGATTTTGTGGTGTTTTATCCGGGTGAAGTCCATCGTCCACTGTGCTGCGTCGGCGCTCCGGCCCCGGTCCGCAAGGCGGTATTTAAAGTGGATAAAACCTGGCTGGCACAATCAACCTGGCTGTAA
- a CDS encoding M24 family metallopeptidase, producing MSNSTFDYKARWNRAAALMERDGVDALFLMKPANLAYFTGDGRPCALALLTRTQRCVVAVPACDITSVRRSSAATDIRAFQNEAEMFHGFRDVLQELGLTQATIAIEKNFFDAALYEVFVAHILPQARVVPATPIISQLRMIKDPEEIKCLKAAALVADAGMAAAARALRPGVSESEIAGEAELAMRKAGAEGWASVTYVASGWRSAMAHGPATPKIIAAGDVVQVHLAPMVQGYSADMCRTFLIEPVAADAASALRAYVEAQERGIAAAISGAVLLGIDGAMATSLEHDGYAGKFLRPVFHGVGIEHEEAPIPGGHAVIHGEQKVEQVMAGMVLGIGNCGIYRETFGVRVEDTIWVSEQGPVPLTRYPKL from the coding sequence ATGAGCAATTCAACTTTCGATTACAAAGCCCGCTGGAATCGCGCGGCAGCCTTAATGGAGCGGGACGGCGTCGATGCGCTGTTCCTGATGAAACCAGCCAACCTCGCCTATTTTACCGGTGATGGCCGGCCTTGTGCCCTTGCCCTGCTCACGCGTACGCAGCGTTGCGTCGTTGCCGTGCCGGCGTGCGATATAACGAGTGTTCGCCGTTCCTCTGCGGCTACCGACATTCGCGCATTTCAAAACGAAGCAGAGATGTTCCACGGTTTTCGCGATGTGTTGCAGGAACTTGGTCTCACGCAGGCAACAATAGCGATTGAGAAGAACTTCTTCGACGCCGCACTCTACGAAGTCTTTGTTGCACATATTCTGCCTCAGGCCCGTGTCGTACCGGCAACACCCATTATCTCGCAGCTGCGCATGATCAAGGATCCGGAGGAAATCAAGTGTCTGAAGGCGGCAGCGCTGGTTGCGGACGCCGGAATGGCCGCTGCTGCGCGTGCACTGCGGCCCGGCGTAAGCGAGAGCGAGATTGCCGGCGAAGCCGAACTGGCGATGCGCAAGGCTGGTGCCGAGGGCTGGGCGTCGGTGACCTATGTTGCATCAGGATGGCGTTCCGCCATGGCGCATGGGCCTGCCACCCCGAAGATTATCGCCGCCGGTGATGTGGTTCAGGTTCATCTTGCGCCTATGGTGCAGGGTTACTCTGCGGATATGTGCCGGACTTTTCTCATCGAACCCGTAGCGGCAGATGCGGCGAGTGCACTGCGAGCCTACGTGGAAGCGCAGGAACGGGGAATTGCGGCCGCAATCTCCGGTGCGGTGCTGCTGGGCATTGACGGTGCGATGGCCACGTCGCTGGAACATGACGGATATGCCGGCAAGTTTCTGCGGCCGGTGTTCCACGGTGTCGGTATCGAACACGAAGAGGCGCCAATTCCCGGTGGTCATGCCGTAATCCACGGTGAGCAGAAGGTCGAACAGGTTATGGCAGGTATGGTCCTCGGTATCGGTAACTGCGGCATCTATCGCGAAACCTTCGGGGTGCGGGTGGAAGATACGATCTGGGTAAGCGAACAGGGCCCGGTACCTCTCACACGCTACCCGAAACTCTAG
- the kduI gene encoding 5-dehydro-4-deoxy-D-glucuronate isomerase gives MQVRHNIHPDHAKQFDTAGLRKEFLIENLFIANDITLTYSHIDRIIVGGVMPVEQTVVLSPELGKQVGVAYLLERRELGLINVGGAGVVTVSGQAYEIGNQEALYIGMGNQEVSFASTDAAHPAKFYLNCAPAHTTYPTRKVTQAEARPVTLGDNATGNRRTINKYLVPDVLPTCQLVMGLTRLEEGNMWNSMPCHTHERRMEVYFYFDMTENDTVFHFMGEPQETRHLLVHNEQAVLSPSWSIHCGVGTRRYTFIWGMVGENQVFDDMDHIAIRDIR, from the coding sequence ATGCAAGTGCGTCATAACATTCACCCCGACCACGCCAAACAATTTGATACAGCCGGGTTGCGCAAAGAGTTCCTGATTGAAAATCTGTTCATCGCCAACGATATCACCCTGACCTACAGCCATATCGACCGCATCATTGTCGGTGGCGTAATGCCGGTGGAGCAGACCGTGGTGTTAAGCCCGGAGCTGGGCAAGCAGGTCGGTGTGGCTTATCTGCTGGAACGGCGTGAACTGGGCCTGATCAACGTCGGTGGCGCCGGTGTGGTGACCGTTTCCGGCCAGGCCTATGAGATCGGCAATCAGGAAGCGCTGTATATCGGCATGGGCAATCAGGAAGTCAGTTTTGCCAGCACCGATGCCGCGCATCCGGCCAAGTTTTATCTGAACTGTGCCCCGGCACATACCACTTATCCGACCCGCAAAGTGACACAGGCCGAAGCCAGACCCGTTACGCTGGGCGATAACGCTACCGGTAACCGCCGCACCATCAATAAATATCTGGTGCCGGACGTACTGCCGACCTGTCAGCTGGTGATGGGCCTGACCCGTCTGGAAGAAGGCAATATGTGGAACTCCATGCCCTGCCATACCCATGAGCGCCGCATGGAAGTCTACTTCTACTTCGATATGACCGAAAACGACACCGTGTTCCATTTCATGGGTGAACCGCAGGAAACCCGTCATCTGCTGGTGCATAACGAGCAGGCTGTCTTGTCACCAAGCTGGTCGATCCACTGTGGCGTCGGCACCCGCCGCTATACCTTCATCTGGGGTATGGTCGGTGAAAACCAGGTGTTTGATGACATGGACCATATCGCGATCCGCGATATTCGCTAA
- a CDS encoding class I SAM-dependent methyltransferase, with amino-acid sequence MNDKNIQFYTDNAHSLIAQYDQVHFESVHKDWLSHIPAQGMVLDVGAGSGRDARYLSDKGLSVVAVEPAEKLLDAAKANSANHNIHWLHDALPELNRVFALQVKFDLILLSAVWMHIAPSSRERTFRKLSSLLKPNGKMVISLRHGECRDERTMHPVSAAELAQYASQFGLTCQLLTQHRQPDQLGRSEVSWETVLLTLPDDGTGAFPLIRNIVVNDSKASTYKLALLRTLLRIADGHPGAVIEQTEQHVCLPLGLVALYWLKLYKPLVDQYDMQQNSSNTKGLGFIKPAGWLQLTSFANNDFYIGANYQQASIASAVRQTLKDIARTIRDMPAKYTTLPGTYDAVFHVDIPRTIKEMPARYTTSPGMSDAVFNVDIAQRQSVTDGLILDFDFLQSLGNFYVPKHIWDALTRYSVWIEPALINEWASLMAGYGKNRERQFSKLDYLNALTWDDPQRTTARVRTRVNSLLAQEAVSCCWSGKPLRTMDYAIDHAFPFARWPNNDLWNLLPARTTINSQKSDRLPSRIRLSKSKELILHWWQQAWDDNKTEFFTQAAFALPSIQPHSENYDDVFEAMSLQRDRIKDFQQLEDWG; translated from the coding sequence GTGAACGACAAAAACATTCAGTTTTACACGGACAATGCGCATTCGCTGATTGCCCAATATGATCAGGTTCATTTCGAATCAGTTCATAAAGACTGGTTAAGCCATATTCCGGCGCAGGGGATGGTGCTGGATGTTGGTGCCGGTTCCGGCCGGGATGCCAGATACTTGTCTGACAAAGGATTAAGTGTTGTTGCGGTGGAACCCGCCGAGAAATTACTGGACGCAGCGAAAGCAAATTCGGCAAACCACAATATTCATTGGCTGCATGACGCGCTGCCTGAACTGAACCGGGTCTTTGCACTGCAGGTGAAATTTGATCTGATCTTGCTCAGTGCCGTCTGGATGCATATCGCGCCATCCAGCCGGGAACGCACCTTTCGCAAATTAAGCTCCCTGTTGAAACCAAACGGGAAAATGGTCATTTCATTACGGCATGGCGAGTGTCGTGATGAACGAACCATGCATCCGGTATCCGCCGCCGAGCTGGCGCAGTACGCCAGTCAGTTTGGTTTGACCTGCCAGTTACTGACACAACACCGACAGCCTGATCAGCTTGGCCGAAGCGAAGTCAGCTGGGAAACGGTCTTGCTGACACTACCGGATGATGGCACCGGTGCCTTCCCGCTCATCCGCAATATCGTGGTGAATGACAGCAAAGCCTCCACCTATAAGCTCGCGCTATTAAGAACGTTATTGCGAATTGCAGACGGGCATCCCGGCGCGGTCATTGAACAAACAGAGCAGCATGTCTGCCTGCCGCTGGGTCTGGTCGCCCTGTACTGGCTGAAATTGTATAAGCCGTTGGTTGATCAGTACGACATGCAGCAGAACAGCAGCAATACCAAAGGGCTTGGCTTCATTAAACCCGCGGGCTGGTTACAACTGACCTCGTTCGCTAATAATGATTTCTATATCGGCGCCAATTACCAGCAGGCATCGATCGCGTCCGCCGTCCGTCAGACACTGAAAGATATCGCCCGTACCATCAGGGATATGCCAGCGAAATACACCACATTACCGGGAACGTATGATGCCGTTTTTCATGTGGATATCCCCCGTACCATCAAGGAGATGCCGGCGAGATACACCACATCGCCGGGCATGTCTGATGCGGTTTTTAACGTGGATATCGCGCAACGCCAGTCAGTAACGGACGGATTGATACTGGATTTCGATTTTCTGCAATCGCTCGGCAACTTCTATGTGCCGAAACATATCTGGGATGCGTTGACCCGGTACAGTGTCTGGATCGAACCGGCGCTGATCAATGAATGGGCATCACTGATGGCGGGTTATGGTAAAAACAGGGAACGGCAATTTTCAAAACTCGATTACCTGAATGCATTAACGTGGGACGACCCGCAAAGAACGACAGCACGAGTCAGAACCAGAGTGAATAGCCTGCTTGCCCAGGAAGCGGTTAGTTGTTGCTGGAGCGGCAAACCGCTGCGAACGATGGATTACGCCATCGACCACGCATTTCCGTTCGCCCGTTGGCCAAACAATGACTTATGGAACCTGCTGCCGGCCAGAACCACCATCAATTCGCAGAAATCCGACAGACTGCCAAGCCGTATACGGCTCTCAAAATCGAAGGAGTTGATTCTGCACTGGTGGCAACAGGCATGGGATGACAATAAAACCGAGTTTTTCACACAAGCTGCATTCGCACTGCCCAGCATTCAGCCGCATAGTGAAAACTATGACGATGTCTTTGAGGCCATGTCACTGCAGCGCGATCGGATCAAGGATTTCCAGCAGTTGGAAGATTGGGGGTGA
- a CDS encoding sulfite exporter TauE/SafE family protein: MIDVSYILAGALTGFVVGLTGVGGGAMMTPILLLFFNVSPVTAVATDLWFASITKLVAAKAHHKSGKIDWQIVKHLWSGSLPVAIITVALIHFGMKFQKVSWLTEAIGFLIVLTAVGLIFSPLLLKRIRPQAGNTEVQPEAIKPKTTVFAGGLLGLCVALTSVGAGALGSVLLMYLYPRRMQPHTLVASDIVHAIPLALVAGIGYAFTGMVDVHMLLNLLIGSLPAVVIGSLLATKLSSRLLQTSLAFVLLMVGVRTLV, translated from the coding sequence ATGATCGACGTATCATATATCTTGGCAGGCGCGTTAACTGGCTTCGTCGTTGGTCTGACCGGTGTTGGCGGTGGTGCCATGATGACACCGATTTTATTGCTGTTCTTTAATGTATCCCCTGTGACCGCAGTTGCCACCGACTTATGGTTTGCTTCCATCACCAAATTAGTGGCGGCAAAAGCCCACCATAAATCGGGCAAAATTGACTGGCAAATCGTGAAACATTTGTGGTCTGGCAGCTTACCGGTTGCCATCATTACGGTGGCGCTGATCCATTTCGGCATGAAATTTCAGAAAGTGAGCTGGTTAACCGAAGCCATCGGGTTTCTGATTGTACTGACTGCCGTTGGACTGATTTTCTCTCCTCTGCTGCTGAAACGGATCCGTCCACAAGCTGGCAATACAGAAGTACAACCGGAAGCGATCAAACCAAAAACCACGGTATTTGCCGGCGGTCTGTTGGGACTGTGCGTTGCGCTGACCTCGGTGGGTGCCGGGGCATTAGGCAGTGTGTTGCTGATGTACCTCTACCCGCGCCGGATGCAACCGCACACGCTGGTCGCCTCTGATATCGTGCACGCTATTCCACTCGCATTAGTGGCCGGTATCGGTTATGCCTTCACCGGTATGGTCGACGTGCACATGCTATTAAATCTGCTGATCGGCTCCTTGCCTGCTGTCGTCATTGGCAGCCTGCTGGCCACCAAACTTTCCAGCCGTTTATTACAGACATCACTGGCATTTGTGTTATTGATGGTCGGTGTCCGGACTCTGGTTTGA
- a CDS encoding sugar kinase has product MDTLNIAIIGECMVELQRQNNDIRQGFGGDTLNTAVYLARQLPADCGKVHYVSALGTDNFSQSMIDTWQQEGVDTSLVQRLANKMPGLYFIDTDSHGERSFSYWRSDAAAKYWLETEQTDAVLAQLMKMDVIYLSGISLAILSPASRQRLFDFLATFRAQGGRVVFDNNYRPRLWQSREETQACYQQMLALTDIAFLTLDDEDDLWGERPLAEVIERTLALGVGEIVIKRGSQPCVIVSKNGVQEEVAAQKISNVVDTTAAGDSFGAGYLARRLQQGSVTESAMQGHRLAGTVIQYRGAIIPADVMPSSSL; this is encoded by the coding sequence ATGGATACTCTGAACATTGCCATCATTGGTGAATGCATGGTGGAACTACAACGTCAGAACAATGACATTCGTCAGGGCTTTGGCGGCGACACACTCAATACTGCGGTCTATCTGGCCCGGCAGTTACCTGCTGATTGCGGCAAAGTGCATTACGTCAGTGCACTGGGCACCGACAATTTCAGTCAGAGCATGATCGATACCTGGCAACAGGAAGGGGTTGATACCTCTCTGGTACAACGTCTGGCGAACAAAATGCCGGGTCTGTATTTCATTGACACCGACAGTCACGGCGAGCGCAGTTTCTCTTACTGGCGCAGCGACGCGGCCGCGAAATACTGGCTTGAAACCGAGCAAACTGATGCTGTCCTGGCACAGCTCATGAAGATGGATGTGATTTACCTGAGCGGCATCAGTTTGGCGATTTTGAGTCCGGCCAGCCGTCAGCGTCTGTTTGATTTTCTGGCCACCTTCCGTGCGCAGGGTGGTCGTGTGGTGTTTGATAACAACTACCGTCCACGTCTGTGGCAAAGCCGGGAAGAAACGCAGGCCTGCTATCAGCAGATGCTGGCACTGACCGATATCGCCTTCCTGACACTGGATGATGAAGATGACCTCTGGGGTGAACGTCCGCTGGCAGAGGTTATCGAACGCACGTTAGCCCTGGGTGTCGGTGAAATCGTCATCAAACGCGGTTCCCAGCCTTGCGTGATTGTCAGCAAGAACGGTGTGCAGGAAGAAGTGGCCGCGCAGAAAATCAGCAATGTGGTGGATACCACGGCAGCAGGTGATTCTTTCGGCGCCGGTTATCTGGCGCGTCGCCTGCAACAGGGCAGTGTCACCGAATCAGCCATGCAGGGCCACCGCTTAGCCGGTACCGTGATCCAGTATCGTGGCGCGATTATCCCTGCTGACGTTATGCCGTCATCATCCCTTTAA
- the kduD gene encoding 2-dehydro-3-deoxy-D-gluconate 5-dehydrogenase KduD gives MILNSFDLNGKVAIVTGCDTGLGQGMAVGLAQAGCDIVGINIVEPADTIAKVEALGRKFLSLKADVSKIDELPQLIDQAVTTFGHVDILVNNAGIIRREDALKFSEKDWDDVMNINVKSVFFMSQTVAKQFIAQGNGGKIINIASMLSYQGGIRVPSYTASKSGVMGITRLMANEWAKEGINVNAIAPGYMATNNTAALRADEGRSNEILGRIPANRWGTPEDLMGPIVFLASQASDYINGYTIAVDGGWLAR, from the coding sequence ATGATCCTGAATTCATTCGATCTGAACGGCAAAGTGGCCATCGTTACCGGTTGTGACACGGGCTTAGGTCAGGGTATGGCAGTTGGTCTGGCCCAGGCAGGCTGCGATATCGTCGGTATCAACATCGTGGAACCGGCGGATACCATCGCCAAAGTGGAAGCGCTGGGACGTAAATTCCTCAGCCTGAAAGCGGATGTCAGCAAAATTGACGAACTGCCGCAGCTGATTGATCAGGCGGTAACGACCTTTGGGCACGTGGATATTCTGGTGAATAACGCCGGCATCATCCGCCGTGAAGACGCGCTCAAATTCAGCGAAAAAGACTGGGATGATGTGATGAACATTAACGTGAAGAGCGTGTTCTTCATGTCACAGACCGTCGCCAAACAGTTCATCGCGCAGGGTAACGGCGGCAAGATCATCAACATCGCCTCGATGCTCTCTTATCAGGGCGGTATCCGTGTGCCGTCTTACACCGCCTCCAAGAGCGGCGTGATGGGGATTACCCGTCTGATGGCTAACGAATGGGCGAAAGAAGGCATCAACGTGAATGCGATCGCCCCGGGCTACATGGCGACCAACAACACCGCGGCACTGCGTGCCGATGAAGGCCGCAGCAATGAGATCCTCGGTCGTATTCCAGCCAACCGCTGGGGCACGCCGGAAGATCTGATGGGGCCGATCGTGTTCCTGGCTTCCCAAGCTTCCGATTACATCAACGGCTACACCATTGCCGTCGATGGCGGCTGGCTGGCGCGTTAA
- a CDS encoding bifunctional 4-hydroxy-2-oxoglutarate aldolase/2-dehydro-3-deoxy-phosphogluconate aldolase — translation MSTLVERLQALKIIPVIAIKNADDAVDLGRVLVENGMPSAEITFRTPAAAEAIRRMRAAFPDMLIGAGTVLTTAQVDEAIEAGVDFIVSPGFNPTTVRYCQQRGVAIVPGVNNPSLVEQAMEMGLSMLKFFPAEPSGGVNMLKAMSAVYPVKFMPTGGVTPENIKTYLGLKTVVACGGTWMVPADLIDNKQWDKIGQLAKEAMAALA, via the coding sequence ATGTCTACTTTAGTTGAACGTCTGCAGGCGCTGAAAATCATTCCGGTTATTGCGATTAAAAATGCGGACGATGCGGTTGATCTGGGTCGTGTATTAGTTGAAAACGGCATGCCAAGTGCCGAAATTACTTTCCGTACGCCGGCTGCTGCCGAAGCCATCCGCCGTATGCGTGCTGCCTTCCCGGATATGCTGATCGGTGCCGGCACCGTGCTGACTACCGCGCAGGTTGATGAAGCGATCGAAGCGGGTGTGGATTTCATCGTCAGTCCTGGCTTTAATCCGACCACCGTCCGTTACTGCCAGCAACGCGGTGTCGCGATTGTGCCAGGCGTGAATAACCCGAGTCTGGTGGAACAGGCCATGGAAATGGGTCTCAGCATGCTGAAGTTCTTCCCGGCAGAACCGTCAGGCGGCGTGAACATGCTGAAAGCCATGTCTGCGGTCTATCCGGTGAAATTTATGCCCACCGGCGGCGTGACGCCGGAAAACATTAAAACCTATCTGGGCCTGAAAACCGTGGTTGCCTGCGGTGGCACCTGGATGGTGCCGGCTGATCTGATTGATAACAAACAGTGGGACAAGATCGGTCAGCTGGCGAAAGAAGCGATGGCAGCTCTGGCATAA
- the kdgT gene encoding 2-keto-3-deoxygluconate transporter, with the protein MKIKATIDRIPGGLMLVPLLLGAILHTAAPGTAEYFGSFTKGIITGTLPILSVWFFCIGASIDLRATGTVLRKSGTLVLTKIAVAWVVALIAAQLLPEYGIEVGMLAGLSTLALVSAMDMTNGGLYASLMNQYGSKEESGAFVLMSVESGPLMTMVILGSAGLASFQPHHFVGAVLPFLIGFALGNLDHDLREFFSRATQTLIPFFGFALGNTINLGVILDTGLLGIAMGLLVIVVTGIPLIIADRLIGGGNGTAGLAASSTAGAAVANPVIIAQMNPAFAKIAPAATALVATCVIVTSILVPILTAMYAKRMGNPMPAQHGASAGKEKMAPEMH; encoded by the coding sequence ATGAAGATCAAAGCAACGATAGACCGCATTCCTGGCGGATTGATGTTAGTTCCATTGCTGTTAGGCGCCATTCTGCACACGGCCGCACCGGGTACGGCAGAATATTTCGGGTCATTCACGAAAGGCATTATCACCGGCACGTTACCGATTTTATCGGTATGGTTTTTCTGTATCGGCGCTTCCATTGATTTGCGGGCAACCGGTACGGTATTGCGTAAATCCGGCACGCTGGTGCTGACTAAAATCGCGGTAGCCTGGGTGGTGGCGCTGATCGCGGCGCAATTGCTGCCGGAATACGGTATTGAAGTCGGCATGCTGGCGGGCCTGTCCACGCTGGCACTGGTTTCGGCGATGGATATGACCAATGGCGGTCTGTATGCCAGCCTGATGAATCAGTATGGTTCAAAAGAAGAGTCCGGTGCCTTCGTGCTGATGTCGGTCGAATCCGGCCCGCTGATGACCATGGTGATCCTGGGTTCCGCCGGTCTGGCTTCCTTCCAGCCACATCATTTTGTAGGTGCGGTGCTGCCATTCCTGATTGGTTTTGCGCTGGGTAACCTGGATCATGACCTGCGTGAGTTCTTCAGCCGTGCCACTCAAACCCTGATCCCGTTCTTCGGTTTCGCACTGGGTAACACCATTAATCTGGGTGTGATTCTGGATACCGGTCTGCTCGGTATTGCGATGGGTCTGCTGGTGATTGTGGTTACCGGTATTCCGCTGATTATTGCTGACCGTTTGATCGGTGGCGGTAACGGTACCGCGGGTCTGGCGGCGTCCTCTACGGCAGGTGCGGCGGTCGCGAACCCGGTTATTATCGCGCAGATGAACCCGGCGTTTGCCAAGATTGCACCGGCGGCCACGGCACTGGTTGCTACCTGCGTCATCGTGACTTCTATTCTGGTACCGATCCTGACGGCGATGTATGCCAAACGTATGGGAAATCCGATGCCAGCTCAGCACGGTGCGTCAGCAGGAAAAGAAAAAATGGCGCCGGAAATGCACTGA
- a CDS encoding nuclease-related domain-containing protein — protein sequence MFDSFYAMFIALALSFFPVAVAIWIITFIKKQQRRNRVSPLTANLLRPYGYTLQESIHDLRLELFGKITEILMTGLMLPLLLLIQAYFFNIKLSLTTWIITGIIGLVAFGFQIRKILKIVKTMQQNKLGYSCEMAVGQELEALVRPANHPYRLYHDIPFENYNIDHLVVGPNGVFVVETKGRSKHIIEGSKHFKVIVENDSLIFPTHTEKEPIEQVRRNVLSVKKWLQSATGMDIPVAGILVLPGWFVDLKQRAVDPYILSGSALPKVFPKLFAGALELGQINAIAYQVEQRVRDIKKD from the coding sequence ATGTTTGATAGTTTTTATGCGATGTTTATAGCGCTAGCGCTTTCATTTTTCCCTGTGGCTGTAGCTATCTGGATTATTACTTTTATTAAAAAACAACAGCGCAGAAATCGGGTTAGCCCTCTCACTGCCAATTTGTTACGTCCGTATGGGTACACGCTTCAGGAAAGTATCCATGACTTGCGACTTGAGTTATTCGGCAAAATTACAGAGATATTAATGACAGGGTTAATGTTGCCCTTGCTCTTATTAATACAGGCTTATTTCTTTAATATCAAATTATCTCTAACTACATGGATAATAACAGGAATCATCGGTCTCGTTGCATTCGGATTTCAGATCAGGAAGATACTGAAGATAGTAAAAACAATGCAGCAGAATAAATTAGGCTATTCGTGCGAGATGGCTGTAGGGCAAGAATTAGAAGCGTTGGTTCGTCCTGCCAATCATCCATACCGGCTGTATCATGATATTCCGTTCGAAAACTACAATATTGACCATCTGGTTGTTGGTCCTAACGGTGTTTTTGTTGTTGAAACAAAAGGCCGCTCAAAACATATCATTGAAGGTTCAAAACACTTCAAAGTAATTGTTGAGAATGACTCACTTATATTTCCGACTCACACGGAAAAAGAACCCATTGAGCAGGTTCGACGCAACGTTCTGTCAGTCAAAAAATGGCTGCAAAGCGCAACGGGTATGGATATTCCGGTTGCCGGAATACTTGTGCTGCCTGGATGGTTTGTAGATCTGAAGCAGAGAGCTGTTGACCCTTATATTCTGAGTGGGTCTGCATTGCCGAAAGTATTTCCTAAGCTTTTTGCCGGGGCTCTGGAGCTAGGGCAAATCAACGCTATTGCCTATCAGGTTGAGCAAAGGGTTAGAGACATTAAGAAAGATTAG
- the kdgR gene encoding DNA-binding transcriptional regulator KdgR: protein MTEVAVNDFSKQQDSVSSVLKVFGILQALGDEHEIGVTELSQRVMMSKSTVYRFLQTMKSLGYVRQEGENDKYSLTLKLFDLGAKALQHVDLIRIADQQMRILSKETRETIHLGTMEEESIVYLHKIDSLYNLRMYSRVGRRNPLYSTAIGKVLLAWLDEREVREILAPVTFDRKTVHTLADVDALLRELADVREHGFSEDREEQEEGLRCVGVPVYDRFGHVIAGLSISFPTIRFDDNQLTHYVAILHQAAANISQQLGLARYPFPSV, encoded by the coding sequence ATGACAGAGGTAGCAGTGAACGATTTTTCCAAACAGCAGGATTCTGTTTCATCGGTTCTCAAAGTGTTCGGCATTCTGCAGGCACTGGGTGATGAACATGAGATCGGTGTCACTGAGTTATCTCAGCGCGTGATGATGTCGAAGAGTACGGTTTACCGTTTTTTGCAGACCATGAAATCACTCGGCTATGTCCGGCAGGAAGGGGAGAACGATAAATATTCCCTGACGCTGAAGCTGTTTGATCTCGGTGCCAAGGCATTGCAGCATGTGGACTTGATCCGTATCGCTGACCAGCAGATGCGTATCCTGTCCAAAGAGACCCGCGAGACCATCCATCTGGGCACGATGGAAGAGGAAAGCATCGTCTATCTGCACAAGATTGATTCGCTGTATAACCTGCGCATGTATTCCCGTGTCGGCCGCCGTAACCCGCTGTACAGCACCGCGATTGGTAAAGTGCTGCTGGCCTGGCTGGATGAACGCGAAGTGCGTGAAATTCTGGCACCGGTAACGTTTGACCGTAAAACCGTGCATACACTGGCTGATGTGGATGCCTTGTTACGTGAACTGGCGGATGTGCGCGAGCACGGCTTCAGTGAAGATCGTGAAGAACAGGAAGAGGGGCTGCGCTGCGTGGGTGTGCCGGTGTATGACCGTTTCGGCCATGTCATTGCTGGCCTGAGTATCTCGTTCCCGACTATCCGTTTTGATGACAATCAGCTGACCCATTACGTGGCGATCCTGCATCAGGCGGCGGCCAATATTTCGCAGCAGCTCGGTCTGGCGCGTTATCCTTTCCCGTCGGTTTAA